One part of the Pecten maximus chromosome 1, xPecMax1.1, whole genome shotgun sequence genome encodes these proteins:
- the LOC117335427 gene encoding putative GPI-anchored protein pfl2, translating to MPYSATPLMSFNPHQMMPYSAILLMSFNPHQMMPYRAIPLTSFNRHQMMPFSAILLMSFNPHQMMPYSATPLMSFNPHQMMPYSATPLTSFNPHQMMPYSAILLMSFNPHQMMPYRAIPLTSFKRHQMMPYSAILLMSFNPHQMMPYRAIPLTSLNRHQMMPYSAILLTSFNPHQMMPYRAIPLMSFNRHQMMPYSAILLMSFNPHQMMPYSAIPLTSFKRHQMMPYSAILLMSFNPHQMMPYRAIPLTSFNRHQMMPYSAILLMSFNPHQMRSYSATPLTSFNPHQMMLNSAILLMSFNPHQMMSYSATPLMPFNPHQMMPYSATPLTSFNPHQMMPYSATPLMPFNPHQMMPYRATPLISFNPHQMMPYSATPLISFNPHQMMPYSATPLMSFNPHQIMPYSATPLMSFNRHQMMPYSAILLMSFNPHQMMPYSAILLMSFNPHQMMPYRAIPLTSFNRHQMMPYSATPLMPFNPHQMMPYSATPLTSFNPHQMMPYSAILLMSFNPHQMMSYSATPLMPFNPHQMMPYSATPLTSFNPHQMMPYSATPLMPFNPHQMMPYRATPLISFNPHQIMPYSATPLTSFNPHQMMPYRAIPLTSFNRHQMMPYSAILLMSFNPHQMMSYSATPLTSFNPHQMMPYSAILLMSFNPHQIMPYSATPLMSFNPHQMMPYSATPLMSFNPHQMMPYSATPLMSWYPHQMIPYSATPLMSFNPHQMMPYSATPLMSWCPHQMMLYSAIPLMLFSV from the coding sequence ATGCCATATAGCGCCACCCCGCTGATGTCTTTTAACCCTCACCAAATGATGCCATATAGCGCCATCCTGCTGATGTCATTTAACCCTCACCAAATGATGCCATATCGCGCCATCCCGCTGACGTCATTTAACCGTCACCAAATGATGCCATTTAGCGCCATCCTGCTGATGTCATTTAACCCTCACCAAATGATGCCATATAGCGCCACCCCACTGATGTCATTTAACCCTCACCAAATGATGCCATATAGCGCCACCCCGCTGACGTCATTTAACCCTCACCAAATGATGCCATATAGCGCCATCCTGCTGATGTCATTTAACCCTCACCAAATGATGCCATATCGCGCCATCCCGCTGACGTCATTTAAACGTCACCAAATGATGCCATATAGCGCCATCCTGCTGATGTCATTTAACCCTCACCAAATGATGCCATATCGCGCCATCCCGCTGACGTCATTAAACCGTCACCAAATGATGCCATATAGCGCCATCCTGCTGACGTCATTTAACCCTCACCAAATGATGCCATATCGCGCCATCCCGCTGATGTCATTTAACCGTCACCAAATGATGCCATATAGCGCCATCCTGCTGATGTCATTTAACCCTCACCAAATGATGCCATATAGCGCCATCCCGCTGACGTCATTTAAACGTCACCAAATGATGCCATATAGCGCCATCCTGCTGATGTCATTTAACCCTCACCAAATGATGCCATATCGCGCCATCCCGCTGACGTCATTTAACCGTCACCAAATGATGCCATATAGCGCCATCCTGCTGATGTCATTTAACCCTCACCAAATGAGGTCATATAGCGCCACCCCGCTGACGTCATTTAACCCTCACCAAATGATGCTAAATAGCGCCATCCTGCTGATGTCATTTAACCCTCACCAAATGATGTCATATAGCGCCACCCCGCTGATGCCATTTAACCCTCACCAAATGATGCCATACAGCGCCACCCCACTGACGTCATTTAACCCTCACCAAATGATGCCATATAGCGCCACCCCACTGATGCCATTTAACCCTCACCAAATGATGCCATATCGCGCCACCCCGCTGATTTCATTTAACCCTCACCAAATGATGCCATATAGCGCAACCCCGCTGATTTCATTTAACCCTCACCAAATGATGCCATATAGCGCCACCCCACTGATGTCATTTAACCCTCACCAAATTATGCCATATAGCGCCACCCCACTGATGTCATTTAACCGTCACCAAATGATGCCATATAGCGCCATCCTGCTGATGTCATTTAACCCTCACCAAATGATGCCATATAGCGCCATCCTGCTGATGTCATTTAACCCTCACCAAATGATGCCATATCGCGCCATCCCGCTGACGTCATTTAACCGTCACCAAATGATGCCATATAGCGCCACCCCGCTGATGCCATTTAACCCTCACCAAATGATGCCATACAGCGCCACCCCGCTGACGTCATTTAACCCTCACCAAATGATGCCATATAGCGCCATCCTGCTGATGTCATTTAACCCTCACCAAATGATGTCATATAGCGCCACCCCGCTGATGCCATTTAACCCTCACCAAATGATGCCATACAGCGCCACCCCACTGACGTCATTTAACCCTCACCAAATGATGCCATATAGCGCCACCCCACTGATGCCATTTAACCCTCACCAAATGATGCCATATCGCGCCACCCCGCTGATTTCATTTAACCCTCACCAAATTATGCCATATAGCGCCACCCCACTGACGTCATTTAACCCTCACCAAATGATGCCATATCGCGCCATCCCGCTGACGTCATTTAACCGTCACCAAATGATGCCATATAGCGCCATCCTGCTGATGTCATTTAACCCTCACCAAATGATGTCATATAGCGCCACCCCGCTGACGTCATTTAACCCTCACCAAATGATGCCATATAGCGCCATCCTGCTGATGTCATTTAACCCTCACCAAATTATGCCATATAGCGCCACCCCACTGATGTCATTTAACCCTCACCAAATGATGCCATATAGCGCCACCCCGCTGATGTCATTTAACCCTCACCAAATGATGCCATATAGCGCCACCCCGCTGATGTCATGGTACCCTCACCAAATGATTCCATATAGCGCCACCCCGCTGATGTCATTTAACCCTCACCAAATGATGCCATATAGCGCCACCCCGCTGATGTCATGGTGCCCTCACCAAATGATGTTATATAGCGCCATTCCGCTGATGTTGTTTTCAGTTTAG